A genomic region of Dickeya solani IPO 2222 contains the following coding sequences:
- a CDS encoding YhcH/YjgK/YiaL family protein, whose amino-acid sequence MITGNVDHLELVPYLPAKLREAIEYVKQHINADTPLGKHDIDGNKVFVLVSNDSTDRFEKRRAEYHAKYLDIQIVLNGIEGMTFSNLPAGKPDVDWLADKDIAFLPAGEQEKQFVLNTGDFVVFFPGEVHKPLCAVGEPAHVRKAVVKIDASLVF is encoded by the coding sequence ATGATTACCGGTAATGTCGACCATCTGGAGCTGGTTCCCTACCTGCCCGCCAAACTGCGTGAGGCGATTGAGTATGTGAAACAGCATATTAACGCCGATACCCCGCTGGGTAAGCACGATATCGACGGCAATAAGGTGTTTGTGCTGGTGTCGAACGACAGCACGGACCGGTTCGAGAAACGCCGCGCCGAGTATCACGCCAAATACCTGGATATCCAGATTGTGCTGAACGGCATCGAAGGCATGACCTTCAGCAACCTGCCGGCGGGCAAACCGGACGTTGACTGGCTGGCGGACAAGGACATCGCGTTCCTGCCGGCTGGCGAGCAGGAAAAACAGTTCGTGCTGAACACCGGCGACTTCGTGGTGTTCTTCCCCGGCGAAGTGCACAAACCGCTGTGCGCCGTCGGCGAACCGGCCCACGTACGCAAGGCAGTCGTGAAGATCGATGCCTCACTGGTGTTTTAA
- a CDS encoding PTS transporter subunit EIIC — MSGIRDYAKLAQNILQEVGGQPNIVDFSRCATRLRLILAQTPDNAKARIQSLPRVIAVVESAGQFQVVIGVHVAEVYQQMAALLGEGAERGEEPRRRVMDTVIATMSAVFAPIVYILAAAGILQGILIVIQQFSASFALTGTYRVLNFMSWTPFAFLPVFIALTASRHFRCNTYIAVLCCCALINPEWTAMAGKIAAGESITLLGLPLAKTVYTASVLPPLFLVWVLAWVERRVEKRLPDIVSALFTPLICFVIVVPLTLLLIGPASTWVATGIAAGYNALFNTFPALAAAIIGGVWQIIVIFGVHWGITPVVVANFDLNGYDSFQAFQTVAVVAQMAAAFGCFLKTRNRELKARSMSAGVTAIFGITEPAIYGVTLRYKKPFICGCIGGAVGAVVASLFGSLYYAYAALPGVLTVINAINPSAPMSFIGELAGCGVAIVLTIGLVMVVGFDDPVEETAATSAEAASTTRTSTSV, encoded by the coding sequence ATGTCAGGGATCCGAGATTACGCGAAATTAGCGCAGAACATTCTGCAGGAAGTGGGCGGTCAGCCAAATATTGTCGATTTTTCCCGCTGTGCCACCCGATTACGCCTGATTCTGGCGCAAACGCCTGATAACGCGAAAGCGCGGATTCAGAGCCTGCCCAGAGTGATTGCGGTGGTGGAGAGCGCCGGTCAGTTTCAGGTGGTCATCGGTGTGCATGTGGCGGAAGTGTACCAGCAGATGGCGGCATTGCTCGGCGAAGGCGCTGAGCGCGGCGAAGAGCCCCGTCGGCGCGTGATGGATACGGTGATCGCCACCATGTCGGCGGTGTTCGCGCCGATTGTGTATATCCTGGCGGCGGCCGGGATACTGCAGGGCATATTGATCGTTATTCAGCAGTTCTCCGCCAGCTTTGCGCTGACCGGCACCTATCGCGTGCTCAATTTCATGTCCTGGACGCCGTTCGCCTTTTTGCCGGTGTTTATCGCCCTGACTGCTTCCCGCCATTTCCGCTGCAACACCTATATCGCGGTGCTGTGCTGCTGCGCGTTGATCAACCCCGAATGGACGGCGATGGCGGGGAAAATCGCCGCCGGCGAGTCGATCACCCTGCTGGGGCTGCCGCTGGCGAAGACAGTGTATACCGCGTCGGTATTGCCGCCGCTGTTTCTGGTGTGGGTGCTGGCGTGGGTGGAGCGCCGGGTGGAAAAGCGATTGCCGGATATCGTCAGCGCGCTGTTTACCCCGTTGATTTGCTTTGTGATTGTGGTGCCGCTGACGCTGCTGTTGATCGGCCCGGCCAGCACCTGGGTCGCCACCGGGATCGCCGCCGGCTATAACGCGCTGTTCAATACCTTCCCGGCGCTGGCGGCCGCGATTATTGGCGGCGTGTGGCAGATCATTGTGATCTTCGGCGTGCACTGGGGCATCACGCCGGTGGTGGTGGCCAACTTTGACCTGAACGGTTACGACTCGTTTCAGGCGTTCCAGACCGTCGCCGTGGTCGCCCAGATGGCGGCCGCATTCGGCTGTTTTTTGAAAACGCGCAACCGTGAACTGAAAGCGCGTTCGATGTCGGCGGGGGTGACGGCGATTTTCGGCATCACCGAACCGGCTATCTACGGGGTGACGCTGCGCTACAAGAAACCCTTTATCTGCGGCTGCATCGGCGGGGCGGTGGGGGCGGTAGTCGCCAGCCTGTTCGGATCGCTGTATTACGCCTATGCCGCATTGCCGGGCGTGCTGACGGTGATCAACGCCATCAATCCGTCCGCGCCGATGTCGTTTATCGGCGAGCTGGCTGGCTGCGGCGTGGCAATCGTATTGACTATCGGACTGGTGATGGTGGTGGGGTTTGACGATCCGGTGGAGGAAACGGCCGCGACGTCTGCGGAGGCAGCGTCGACGACCCGGACAAGCACATCGGTTTGA